A part of Propioniciclava coleopterorum genomic DNA contains:
- the pepN gene encoding aminopeptidase N has translation MFRANITRDEANTRSRQLRTASYEALVDLSGRLPDGTPLAQPEATFVSTTTARFSSIACVANANVIADEILSATLDGEAVPAEAFDGEHLTLTLAEGDHELVVTAVMRFSRTGEGLHRFVDPADDRTYLYTQFEVADARRMYVTFEQPDLKATFQLSVIAPQGWTVLSNAPAVEPVASGDDLARWDFPATKRLSTYITALIAGEFHSVTDEYVREDGSVIPLSIHVRTSLAEHLDADRIFETTKRGFAVFEEHFGQPYPFDDYAQVFVPEFNFGAMENAGCITFRDEYIFRSRQTSASYESRDNTILHEMAHMWFGDLVTMVWWDDLWLNESFAEWASHFAQEEIRARFGDRANPWATFTNSRKTWAYRQDQLPSTHPIAADMVDLEAVELNFDGITYAKGASALRQLVAFVGKDDFLAGVRAYFAKHAWGNTQLPDLLDELEVASGRDLSFFSSQWLQTAGVNTLAADWDERDGAFTRFAIRQWASPQWPTLRRHRIAVGLYNLVDGVLTRTDRVETDIDGESTDVPELVGKPRPDLLLLNDDDLTYAKIRLDPRSLATLVGNVHLLDDELARALAWGATWDLTRDGEMSASDYVDLVLRGVGVETDLTAVTALLGQARLAVDYYAPRADRKALAQRFTAGLAQLLKDAAPGSDHQLALTRALALSIGSEPGAAVLKAWLDGEEVPEGLVLDADLRWRLLTELARVGAAGEAEIAAELAGDRTATGAEKAAGARSASRDADAKAAAWRAATAEDTANETHFQIASQFWQLDQDEILAPYTDAYLDVVAEIGAQKGRWATASTTIRQHVLGLLFPRPLADRTFLTKLDAFLADHDLPDSVKRLVLERRDDALRALHNQGA, from the coding sequence ATGTTCCGCGCCAACATCACCCGCGACGAGGCCAACACCCGCAGCCGCCAGTTGCGCACCGCCTCGTACGAAGCCCTGGTCGACCTGTCGGGCCGGCTGCCCGACGGCACCCCGCTCGCGCAGCCGGAGGCCACGTTCGTCTCCACCACCACCGCCCGCTTCTCCTCGATCGCCTGCGTCGCCAACGCGAACGTCATCGCCGACGAGATCCTCAGCGCCACCCTCGACGGCGAGGCCGTGCCGGCGGAGGCCTTCGACGGGGAGCACCTGACGCTCACCCTCGCCGAGGGCGACCACGAGCTCGTCGTGACCGCCGTCATGCGGTTCTCGCGCACCGGCGAGGGCCTGCACCGCTTCGTCGACCCCGCGGACGACCGCACCTACCTCTACACGCAGTTCGAGGTGGCCGACGCCCGCCGGATGTACGTCACGTTCGAGCAGCCCGACCTGAAGGCCACCTTCCAGCTGTCGGTGATCGCGCCGCAGGGGTGGACGGTGCTGTCCAACGCCCCCGCGGTCGAGCCGGTCGCGTCCGGCGACGACCTGGCCCGCTGGGACTTCCCGGCGACCAAGCGCCTCAGCACCTACATCACCGCGCTGATCGCGGGCGAGTTCCACTCGGTGACCGACGAATACGTGCGCGAGGACGGCTCGGTCATCCCCCTGTCGATCCACGTCCGGACCTCGCTCGCCGAGCACCTGGACGCCGACCGCATCTTCGAGACGACCAAGCGGGGCTTCGCGGTGTTCGAGGAGCACTTCGGGCAGCCGTACCCCTTCGACGACTACGCCCAGGTCTTCGTGCCGGAGTTCAACTTCGGCGCCATGGAGAACGCGGGCTGCATCACGTTCCGCGACGAGTACATCTTCCGCAGCCGCCAGACGTCGGCCTCCTACGAGTCGCGCGACAACACGATCCTGCACGAGATGGCCCACATGTGGTTCGGCGACCTGGTGACCATGGTCTGGTGGGACGACCTGTGGCTGAACGAGTCCTTCGCCGAGTGGGCGTCCCACTTCGCCCAGGAGGAGATCCGCGCCCGCTTCGGCGACCGGGCCAACCCGTGGGCGACGTTCACCAACAGCCGCAAGACGTGGGCCTACCGGCAGGACCAGCTCCCCTCGACGCACCCCATCGCCGCCGACATGGTCGACCTGGAGGCGGTGGAGCTGAACTTCGACGGCATCACCTACGCCAAGGGCGCCTCGGCGCTGCGCCAGCTCGTCGCGTTCGTCGGCAAGGACGACTTCCTCGCCGGCGTCCGGGCATACTTCGCCAAGCACGCGTGGGGCAACACCCAGCTGCCGGACCTGCTGGACGAGCTCGAGGTGGCCTCGGGCCGCGACCTGAGCTTCTTCTCCAGCCAGTGGCTGCAGACGGCCGGGGTCAACACGCTGGCCGCCGACTGGGACGAGCGGGACGGCGCGTTCACCCGGTTCGCGATCCGGCAGTGGGCCTCCCCGCAGTGGCCCACGCTGCGCCGACACCGCATCGCGGTCGGCCTGTACAACCTCGTCGACGGCGTCCTGACGCGCACCGACCGGGTCGAGACCGACATCGACGGCGAGTCCACCGACGTGCCCGAGCTCGTCGGCAAGCCGCGCCCCGACCTGCTGCTGCTCAACGACGACGACCTCACCTACGCCAAGATCCGGCTCGACCCGCGCTCGCTGGCCACCCTGGTGGGCAACGTGCACCTGCTGGACGACGAACTCGCCCGCGCGCTGGCCTGGGGCGCCACCTGGGATCTGACCCGCGACGGCGAGATGTCGGCCTCCGACTACGTCGACTTGGTGCTGCGCGGCGTCGGCGTCGAGACCGACCTCACCGCCGTGACCGCGCTGCTGGGGCAGGCGCGGCTGGCCGTGGACTACTACGCGCCGCGCGCCGACCGCAAGGCGCTGGCCCAGCGGTTCACCGCGGGGCTGGCCCAGCTGCTCAAGGACGCCGCCCCCGGCTCGGACCATCAGCTCGCCCTCACCCGCGCGCTGGCCCTGTCGATCGGCTCGGAGCCGGGCGCGGCGGTGCTGAAGGCGTGGCTCGACGGCGAGGAGGTGCCCGAGGGGCTCGTCCTGGACGCCGACCTGCGCTGGCGGCTGCTCACCGAGCTGGCCCGCGTCGGCGCGGCCGGCGAGGCCGAGATCGCCGCCGAGCTCGCGGGCGACCGCACGGCGACCGGCGCGGAGAAGGCGGCCGGCGCCCGCTCGGCCTCCCGCGACGCGGACGCCAAGGCCGCCGCGTGGCGGGCCGCGACCGCCGAGGACACCGCGAACGAGACGCACTTCCAGATCGCGTCGCAGTTCTGGCAGCTCGATCAGGACGAGATCCTCGCGCCCTACACGGACGCGTACCTCGACGTCGTGGCCGAGATCGGCGCGCAGAAGGGACGCTGGGCGACGGCGTCCACGACGATCCGCCAGCACGTGCTGGGGCTGCTGTTCCCGCGCCCGCTGGCCGACCGCACCTTCCTCACCAAGCTGGACGCCTTCCTGGCCGACCACGACCTGCCGGACTCGGTGAAGCGGCTCGTCCTGGAGCGCCGCGACGACGCCCTGCGCGCGCTGCACAACCAGGGGGCGTGA
- a CDS encoding aspartate carbamoyltransferase catalytic subunit, whose product MRHLLSAADLSRDEVVSLLDVAEEMHEVQRRPIKKIPALRGRTIINMFFEDSTRTRSSFEIAGKWMSADTINVSGKGSSVSKGESLRDTMMTLDAMGVDCFVIRHGSSGAVAQAAGWVKAHVVNAGDGQHEHPTQALLDAYTMRRHFRDQRLAEGFAGKRIAIVGDLLHSRVVRSNVLLQRTLGGQVTLVAPPTLLPTGVERWGVNVTSDFDSVLERADVVMMLRVQRERMSGGFFPTAREYATDYGLTPQRLARLKPTAAIMHPGPMNRGVEISSEAADAASSRVLDQVSAGVAVRMSVLYHLLGGEGEAR is encoded by the coding sequence ATGCGTCACCTGCTGAGCGCGGCCGACCTGAGCCGCGACGAGGTCGTCTCGCTGCTGGACGTGGCCGAGGAGATGCACGAGGTGCAGCGCCGGCCCATCAAGAAGATCCCCGCGCTGCGCGGCCGCACCATCATCAACATGTTCTTCGAGGACTCCACCCGGACGCGTTCCTCGTTCGAGATCGCCGGCAAGTGGATGAGCGCCGACACCATCAACGTGTCCGGCAAGGGATCCAGCGTCAGCAAGGGCGAGTCCCTGCGCGACACGATGATGACCCTGGACGCCATGGGCGTGGACTGCTTCGTGATCCGGCACGGCTCCTCCGGTGCCGTCGCGCAGGCGGCCGGGTGGGTGAAGGCGCACGTCGTCAACGCCGGGGACGGCCAGCACGAGCACCCGACCCAGGCGCTGCTGGACGCCTACACGATGCGCCGCCACTTCCGCGACCAGAGGCTGGCGGAGGGCTTCGCCGGCAAGCGGATCGCCATCGTCGGCGACCTGCTGCACAGCCGGGTGGTGCGCAGCAACGTTCTGCTGCAGCGCACCCTCGGCGGCCAGGTCACCCTCGTCGCTCCCCCGACGCTGCTCCCGACCGGGGTGGAGCGCTGGGGCGTCAACGTCACCAGCGACTTCGACTCGGTGCTGGAGCGCGCCGACGTGGTCATGATGCTGCGCGTCCAGCGGGAGCGGATGTCGGGCGGCTTCTTCCCCACGGCGCGCGAGTACGCCACCGACTACGGGCTGACGCCGCAGCGGCTGGCCCGGCTCAAGCCCACCGCCGCGATCATGCACCCGGGCCCGATGAACCGCGGCGTCGAGATCTCCAGCGAGGCGGCCGACGCGGCCTCGTCCCGGGTGCTGGACCAGGTTTCCGCGGGCGTGGCCGTCCGCATGAGCGTGCTGTACCACCTGCTGGGTGGGGAAGGAGAGGCCCGATGA
- a CDS encoding DUF6807 family protein, with product MAERARVTISDVAKAAAVSPATVSRVMNGQTTVDPVLAERVRRVASELAYHPSSAARSLSLGRTQAIAVLVPELGNPMFQRIVEGIMESASAAGYRVLVTETGPDPDLELQMARDARARCDAVLWVSPRATDEALVPTLAEIQPALVVGRPAGSAVCPPGLTIDYRAGIHIAVDHLIGLGHQDIVYLGGPAESSGDRARRDAWEEVQADHPYLRVVSLRAGYQMQDGFEAAPRVLDTGASAVVAFNDLVAFGLLSHFGQVGVSVPRDVSVVGFDDIDLAGFALPALTTLGVGHRALGDLAWQQLAGLLTGSEQPAGAPFAPRLVARNSTGAAPAAKSRAAHQRQRGRAAIPPQWRTTAGREALLAGDLELAAYHDGSGMPTVHARRPYLHPLRTLGGRVVTAAHPENHRHQYGLSLAPPEVNGTSFWGGRTYVPGSGATLLPNHGQQIVQDHRVVEGDEAALEERLAWLTQTGEVLLEEQRKLSASLLPDGGGWALTWRSVLTASSGDLTFSSPGVRGRPGAGYAGLFWRFAEGRVERLIAPDGEGEPAINGRVVPWVAGVNAQDPLTVVFTQLPGEERPWFGRTSDYTGLGPSLAWDRPLTLPAGESLTLGLRVLLLDALLDRDEIDELTRAT from the coding sequence GTGGCGGAACGAGCCCGAGTAACGATCAGCGATGTCGCGAAGGCCGCGGCGGTGTCGCCGGCGACCGTGTCGCGCGTGATGAACGGCCAGACCACCGTCGACCCCGTGCTCGCCGAGCGCGTCCGGCGGGTCGCGTCCGAGCTGGCCTACCACCCCAGCAGCGCCGCGCGCTCGCTGTCGCTGGGGCGCACCCAGGCGATCGCCGTGCTCGTGCCCGAGCTCGGCAACCCGATGTTCCAGCGGATCGTCGAGGGGATCATGGAGTCGGCCTCGGCGGCCGGCTACCGCGTGCTGGTCACCGAGACCGGTCCCGACCCCGACCTCGAACTGCAGATGGCCCGGGACGCGCGCGCCCGCTGCGACGCCGTGCTGTGGGTCTCGCCGCGCGCCACCGACGAGGCGCTGGTGCCCACCCTGGCCGAGATCCAGCCGGCGCTCGTGGTCGGGCGCCCCGCCGGCTCCGCCGTCTGCCCGCCCGGACTCACCATCGACTACCGCGCCGGCATCCACATCGCCGTCGACCACCTCATCGGGCTGGGGCACCAGGACATCGTCTACCTGGGCGGCCCGGCCGAGAGCTCAGGCGACCGCGCCCGGCGCGACGCCTGGGAGGAGGTGCAGGCCGACCACCCGTACCTGCGGGTCGTCTCGCTGCGCGCCGGCTACCAGATGCAGGACGGCTTCGAGGCCGCGCCGCGGGTGCTGGACACCGGCGCGAGCGCGGTGGTGGCGTTCAACGATCTGGTCGCGTTCGGCCTGCTGAGCCACTTCGGTCAGGTCGGGGTCTCCGTGCCGCGCGACGTGTCCGTGGTCGGCTTCGACGACATCGACCTGGCCGGCTTCGCGCTGCCGGCGCTGACCACGCTGGGCGTCGGGCACCGCGCCCTGGGCGACCTGGCCTGGCAGCAGTTGGCCGGGCTGCTGACGGGCTCGGAGCAGCCGGCCGGCGCCCCGTTCGCCCCGCGCTTGGTCGCGCGTAACTCCACGGGGGCCGCCCCGGCCGCCAAGTCCCGGGCGGCGCACCAGAGGCAGCGCGGACGCGCGGCGATCCCGCCGCAGTGGCGCACCACCGCCGGGCGCGAGGCCCTGCTCGCCGGCGACCTCGAGTTGGCCGCCTACCACGACGGCTCGGGCATGCCCACGGTGCACGCCCGTCGCCCGTACCTCCATCCCCTCCGGACGCTGGGCGGCCGCGTGGTGACGGCGGCCCATCCGGAGAACCACCGCCACCAGTACGGCCTCTCGCTCGCGCCGCCGGAGGTCAACGGCACCTCGTTCTGGGGCGGCCGCACCTACGTCCCGGGCTCGGGCGCGACGCTGCTGCCCAACCACGGCCAGCAGATCGTCCAGGACCACCGGGTCGTCGAGGGCGACGAGGCCGCCCTGGAGGAGCGCCTCGCCTGGCTGACCCAGACCGGGGAGGTGCTGCTGGAGGAGCAGCGGAAGCTCTCCGCGTCGCTGCTGCCGGACGGCGGCGGCTGGGCCCTCACGTGGCGCTCGGTGCTCACCGCGTCCAGCGGCGACCTCACGTTCTCCAGCCCGGGCGTCCGGGGACGCCCCGGCGCCGGGTACGCCGGGCTGTTCTGGCGGTTCGCCGAGGGCCGGGTCGAGCGCCTGATCGCGCCCGACGGCGAGGGCGAACCCGCCATCAACGGCCGCGTCGTCCCGTGGGTCGCCGGCGTCAACGCCCAGGACCCGCTCACCGTCGTCTTCACCCAGCTGCCCGGCGAGGAGCGGCCGTGGTTCGGCCGCACCTCCGACTACACCGGCCTGGGGCCGTCGCTGGCGTGGGACCGGCCCCTGACGCTGCCGGCGGGGGAGAGCCTCACGCTGGGCCTGCGGGTGTTGCTGCTGGACGCGCTGCTGGACCGCGACGAGATCGACGAACTGACCCGCGCGACCTGA
- a CDS encoding Fpg/Nei family DNA glycosylase — MPEGHVTHRLARELTRTFGERPLTVASPQGRFADSAAQLDGGSLVGADAVGKHLLIDFDPGTVWVHLGLIGKFQFNQSFPAPNPATLRLRLTDGASAADLRGPQWCRLITPVERAAVVANSGPDPIRGDADPERAWAKVSRSRKPFAALLMDQSVFAGVGNIFRAEVLFRHAIDPMLPAQRLSRSVFDAVWDDLVILMRAAVEVGRIDTVAGDHTPEAMGRDPRVDRHGGEVYVYRRAGLPCYVCGTPVATTALAGRHLYWCPTCQPAGARGVPTAIGGLPEAIA; from the coding sequence ATGCCCGAAGGCCACGTGACCCACCGGCTCGCCCGCGAGCTCACACGCACCTTCGGGGAGCGCCCGCTCACCGTGGCCAGCCCGCAGGGGCGGTTCGCCGACTCGGCCGCGCAACTCGACGGCGGCTCCCTGGTCGGTGCCGACGCGGTCGGCAAGCACCTGCTCATCGACTTCGATCCCGGCACGGTCTGGGTGCACCTGGGGCTGATCGGGAAGTTCCAGTTCAACCAGAGTTTCCCCGCGCCGAATCCCGCGACCCTGCGGCTGCGACTCACCGACGGCGCGAGCGCCGCGGACCTGCGCGGTCCGCAGTGGTGCCGGCTCATCACCCCGGTCGAGCGGGCCGCCGTGGTCGCCAACTCGGGCCCGGATCCGATCCGGGGCGACGCCGACCCGGAGCGCGCCTGGGCGAAGGTGTCGCGCAGCCGCAAGCCGTTCGCGGCGCTGCTGATGGACCAGAGCGTCTTCGCGGGGGTGGGGAACATCTTCCGCGCCGAGGTGCTGTTCCGGCACGCCATCGACCCCATGCTGCCCGCTCAACGCCTGTCCCGGTCCGTGTTCGACGCGGTGTGGGACGACCTCGTGATCCTGATGCGTGCGGCGGTCGAGGTGGGGAGGATCGACACGGTCGCCGGCGACCACACCCCCGAGGCGATGGGCCGCGACCCCCGGGTCGACCGGCACGGCGGGGAGGTGTACGTCTACCGGCGCGCGGGCCTGCCCTGTTACGTCTGCGGGACCCCGGTCGCGACCACGGCCCTGGCCGGCCGCCACCTCTACTGGTGCCCGACCTGCCAGCCGGCCGGCGCCCGCGGCGTCCCGACCGCGATCGGCGGGCTGCCGGAGGCCATCGCGTGA
- the pyrR gene encoding bifunctional pyr operon transcriptional regulator/uracil phosphoribosyltransferase PyrR, with product MSAAGDSRVIWDSDDISRALKRIAHHILESNKGGDDLLLLGIRTRGVPLAHRLGAAIAQAEADVPVGELDITMYRDDLRRNPTRAVGPTRVPVSVDGRTVVLVDDVLFSGRTIAAAMEALKDLGRPKAIRLAVLIDRGRRELPIQADYVGKDLPTAPDEHVRVTLAETDGEDLVTIVSAKGA from the coding sequence TTGAGCGCAGCAGGCGACTCCCGGGTCATCTGGGACAGTGACGACATCTCCCGGGCGTTGAAGCGCATCGCCCACCACATCCTCGAGTCCAACAAGGGCGGCGACGACCTGCTGCTGCTGGGGATCCGCACCCGCGGCGTCCCCCTGGCGCACCGGTTGGGCGCGGCGATCGCGCAGGCCGAGGCCGACGTGCCGGTCGGGGAACTCGACATCACCATGTACCGCGACGACCTGCGGCGGAACCCGACGCGCGCGGTCGGCCCGACGCGGGTGCCGGTGTCGGTGGATGGCCGCACGGTGGTCCTGGTGGACGACGTGCTCTTCTCCGGACGCACCATCGCCGCGGCCATGGAGGCGCTGAAGGATCTGGGACGCCCGAAGGCGATCCGGTTGGCCGTCCTCATCGACCGGGGACGCCGCGAGCTGCCGATCCAGGCCGACTACGTGGGCAAGGACCTGCCCACCGCGCCCGACGAGCACGTCCGCGTCACGCTGGCCGAGACCGACGGCGAGGACCTGGTCACCATCGTCTCCGCGAAGGGGGCCTGA
- a CDS encoding glycoside hydrolase family 43 protein, with protein sequence MIPYANPILDSDFPDPDVTRFGDSFVLVASSFNRTPGLPILTSDNLVDWSYASHALAAVPPAVGHFDLPRRGGGVWAPSIRTHEGRLVVVYPDPDHGIFVTTAPAPQGPWTEPHLLIPGQGLIDPCPLWDDDGRAYLVFGWARSRAGFKNRLSVVEVDPGLTTPIGPLRTVIDGDAIEGMITVEGPKFYRRDGWYWIFAPAGGVATGHQVVFRSRSVWGPYEHRIVLEQGDSPVNGPHQGGWVTAPDGSDWFVHFQDRGPYGRVVHLQPMGWGADGWPWMGDEGTPVLTWPRGAETRPASAGEPDRADDFTGPLNPAWHWQATPGADWARCAGGVLSLELVPHPTTELRTFPGMLGQSLPGYPCEVEVEVDLDADAPDGSRAGLAVFGHAYAFVGLERRAGATYAIRVSSAELGAETVEEAVACAGPLRVRLVTDAAARVTLGAQGAGAALPEATFQATEAHWIGSDLCLFAQRPIGTPAARASFTGWRLTRI encoded by the coding sequence ATGATCCCCTACGCCAACCCGATCCTCGATTCCGATTTCCCCGACCCGGACGTCACCCGGTTCGGGGATTCGTTCGTCCTGGTCGCGTCGAGCTTCAACCGCACCCCCGGACTCCCGATCCTCACCTCCGACAACCTGGTCGACTGGAGCTACGCGAGCCACGCGCTGGCCGCCGTGCCCCCCGCCGTGGGCCACTTCGACCTCCCGCGCCGCGGCGGCGGCGTGTGGGCGCCGTCGATCCGCACGCACGAGGGCCGCCTGGTGGTCGTCTACCCCGACCCCGACCACGGCATCTTCGTGACGACCGCGCCCGCGCCGCAGGGTCCGTGGACCGAGCCGCACCTGCTGATCCCGGGCCAGGGGCTCATCGACCCGTGCCCGCTGTGGGACGACGACGGCCGCGCCTACCTGGTGTTCGGGTGGGCCCGCAGCCGCGCCGGGTTCAAGAACCGGCTCAGCGTCGTCGAGGTCGATCCGGGCCTGACGACGCCGATCGGCCCCCTCCGCACCGTGATCGACGGCGACGCGATCGAGGGCATGATCACCGTGGAGGGCCCGAAGTTCTACCGGCGCGACGGCTGGTACTGGATCTTCGCCCCCGCCGGCGGCGTGGCGACCGGGCATCAGGTCGTGTTCCGCTCCCGCTCGGTCTGGGGGCCCTACGAGCATCGCATCGTCCTGGAGCAGGGCGACAGCCCCGTGAACGGGCCGCACCAGGGCGGCTGGGTGACCGCGCCGGACGGCAGCGACTGGTTCGTCCACTTCCAGGACCGCGGCCCCTACGGCCGGGTCGTGCACCTGCAGCCGATGGGCTGGGGCGCCGACGGCTGGCCGTGGATGGGCGACGAGGGGACCCCCGTGCTGACGTGGCCGCGCGGCGCGGAGACCCGGCCCGCCTCGGCGGGCGAGCCCGATCGCGCCGACGACTTCACCGGCCCGCTCAACCCCGCCTGGCACTGGCAGGCGACGCCCGGGGCGGACTGGGCGCGCTGCGCCGGAGGCGTCCTGAGCCTCGAACTGGTGCCCCACCCCACCACCGAACTGCGCACCTTCCCGGGGATGCTGGGCCAGTCCCTGCCCGGCTACCCGTGCGAGGTCGAGGTCGAGGTCGACCTGGACGCCGACGCGCCGGACGGCTCGCGCGCCGGGCTCGCCGTGTTCGGCCACGCCTACGCGTTCGTCGGGCTGGAGCGCCGCGCCGGTGCGACGTACGCGATCCGGGTCAGCAGCGCCGAGCTGGGGGCCGAGACCGTCGAGGAGGCCGTCGCGTGCGCCGGACCCCTGCGGGTGCGGCTCGTGACGGACGCCGCCGCCCGGGTGACGCTCGGCGCGCAGGGTGCCGGCGCGGCGTTGCCCGAGGCGACGTTCCAGGCCACCGAGGCGCACTGGATCGGCTCGGACCTGTGCCTGTTCGCCCAGCGTCCCATCGGCACGCCCGCCGCGCGGGCGAGCTTCACGGGCTGGCGCCTCACGCGGATCTGA
- a CDS encoding DsbA family protein, with translation MTQTVDMWFDPACPWAWMTSRWLLEVEKVRDVHVDFHVMSLSVLNEGRDLSEGYRALMDNSWAAVRIALAVEREHGQQALRDFYTAIGTRFHPGQEERDRATIENALADAGLPVALAEAGYTDERDDDLRRSHHEGMDPVGDEVGTPVVRINGKSLFGPVISPAPTGEEAGDLFDGVSKVTAYDGFFELKRTRTVGPIFA, from the coding sequence ATGACGCAAACCGTTGACATGTGGTTCGATCCGGCGTGCCCCTGGGCCTGGATGACGTCGCGCTGGCTGCTCGAGGTCGAGAAGGTCCGCGACGTCCACGTCGACTTCCACGTGATGAGCCTGTCGGTGCTCAACGAGGGCCGCGACCTGTCCGAGGGGTACCGCGCGCTCATGGACAACTCGTGGGCGGCCGTCCGCATCGCCCTGGCCGTCGAGCGTGAACACGGGCAGCAGGCGCTGCGCGACTTCTACACCGCGATCGGCACCCGCTTCCACCCCGGCCAGGAGGAGCGCGACCGCGCCACGATCGAGAACGCGCTGGCCGACGCGGGCCTGCCCGTCGCCCTCGCCGAGGCGGGGTACACCGACGAGCGCGACGACGACCTGCGCCGCTCGCACCACGAGGGCATGGACCCGGTCGGCGACGAGGTCGGGACGCCGGTCGTGCGCATCAACGGCAAGTCGCTGTTCGGGCCCGTCATCTCCCCGGCGCCGACGGGGGAGGAGGCCGGCGACCTGTTCGACGGCGTCTCCAAGGTCACGGCCTACGACGGCTTCTTCGAGCTCAAGCGGACCCGGACGGTCGGCCCGATCTTCGCCTGA
- a CDS encoding Nif3-like dinuclear metal center hexameric protein: MTRVGDVVGWLEAAYPPALAEEWDRVGLSVGDPDAEVSGVLFAVDVTDAVADEAVERGAQLIVSHHPLLLRGIHAVRADEPKGRVLMRLIRAGVAVFSAHTNADAGTAGVADALADAVGLVERRPMLPAEGAGLDKLAVFVPTGDADAVQDALFAAGAGRVGDYAECSFRSEGTGQFRPLAGAHPTLGTVGAVERVEEVRLEVVLPRARRSAVLAALLAAHPYETPAFDLIELVPAASGLGLGRVGRLPQPVTAAALAQRLARAVPATAGGVRLGGDPDREISTVAVLGGAGDSLLDAARRLGVDCYVTGDLRHHPSQDFLAHDGAPALIDVPHYAAEWLWLPHAEELVRRRASAEGVELATHVSTLVTDPWVAAFR, from the coding sequence ATGACCCGCGTGGGCGACGTGGTCGGGTGGCTCGAGGCGGCCTACCCGCCCGCGCTGGCCGAGGAGTGGGACCGCGTGGGCCTCAGCGTCGGCGATCCCGACGCCGAGGTGTCCGGCGTGCTGTTCGCGGTCGACGTGACCGACGCGGTCGCCGACGAGGCCGTGGAGCGCGGCGCCCAGCTCATCGTGAGCCACCACCCGCTGCTGCTGCGCGGCATCCACGCGGTGCGCGCCGACGAGCCCAAGGGGCGTGTCCTGATGCGGCTGATCCGCGCCGGGGTCGCCGTGTTCTCCGCGCACACCAACGCCGACGCCGGGACCGCCGGCGTCGCGGACGCCCTGGCCGACGCCGTCGGCCTGGTGGAGCGGCGTCCGATGCTGCCGGCGGAGGGCGCCGGGCTGGACAAGCTGGCCGTGTTCGTCCCGACCGGGGACGCCGACGCCGTCCAGGACGCGCTGTTCGCCGCCGGCGCCGGCCGGGTCGGCGACTACGCCGAGTGCTCGTTCCGCTCGGAGGGCACGGGCCAGTTCCGGCCGCTGGCGGGCGCGCACCCCACGCTGGGGACGGTCGGCGCGGTCGAGCGCGTCGAGGAGGTCCGCCTCGAGGTGGTGCTCCCCCGCGCGCGCCGCTCGGCCGTCCTGGCCGCCCTGCTCGCGGCCCACCCGTACGAGACCCCCGCCTTCGACCTGATCGAGCTGGTGCCCGCGGCGTCCGGCCTGGGCCTGGGGAGGGTGGGGCGACTGCCGCAGCCCGTCACCGCGGCCGCCCTGGCGCAGCGCCTGGCGCGGGCCGTCCCGGCGACCGCCGGCGGCGTCCGGCTCGGCGGGGACCCCGACCGGGAGATCAGCACCGTCGCGGTGCTCGGCGGCGCGGGCGACTCGCTGCTGGACGCCGCCCGGCGCCTCGGCGTCGACTGCTACGTCACCGGCGACCTGCGCCACCACCCCTCCCAGGACTTCCTGGCCCACGACGGCGCCCCCGCGCTGATCGACGTGCCGCACTACGCCGCCGAGTGGCTCTGGTTGCCCCACGCCGAGGAGCTGGTGCGCCGCCGGGCGAGCGCGGAGGGCGTCGAGCTCGCCACCCACGTCTCCACGCTGGTGACCGATCCGTGGGTGGCCGCCTTCCGCTGA